In Candidatus Defluviibacterium haderslevense, the following are encoded in one genomic region:
- a CDS encoding carboxypeptidase-like regulatory domain-containing protein, whose protein sequence is MKNIEYKLNIEKPCSQDWEAMKLDNNNRFCQHCQKTVIDFSNLSDIDISKILNGNSNNICGRLNQNQLNRPILPNSLKSNSSILQKAISGILFISAFVTHPTNAQNINTVINQKIQRENYPLEITFKNKSKLDSLQHLIQGKIIDGETKEPLQSVNISILNSNISAITDIQGNFTMVVPDSFLSDSLTFNLRCLGYFTKSISIDVNDQCISNNPLIIGMEESMLGLIAVVFVKKKKWWQIWKKSSK, encoded by the coding sequence ATGAAAAATATTGAATACAAACTAAATATTGAAAAGCCTTGCTCCCAGGATTGGGAAGCAATGAAATTAGATAATAATAATAGGTTCTGTCAACATTGTCAGAAAACCGTAATTGATTTTTCAAATCTGAGTGATATTGATATTTCAAAAATCCTTAATGGTAATTCAAATAATATTTGTGGTCGATTGAATCAAAATCAATTAAATAGACCCATACTACCTAATTCATTAAAATCCAATTCATCAATTCTCCAAAAAGCTATTTCAGGGATTTTATTTATTAGTGCTTTTGTTACTCATCCAACGAACGCCCAAAATATTAATACAGTAATAAATCAGAAAATACAAAGAGAAAACTACCCTTTAGAAATAACTTTTAAAAATAAAAGCAAGCTCGATAGTCTACAACATCTCATACAAGGTAAAATTATTGATGGAGAGACAAAAGAACCATTGCAATCTGTGAATATATCTATTTTAAATTCAAATATTAGTGCGATTACAGATATTCAAGGAAATTTTACTATGGTAGTCCCCGATAGTTTCCTTTCGGATAGTCTAACTTTTAATTTAAGATGTCTTGGGTATTTTACAAAAAGTATTTCTATAGATGTGAATGACCAATGCATATCAAATAATCCATTAATTATTGGAATGGAAGAATCTATGCTGGGACTGATAGCAGTGGTATTTGTAAAGAAGAAAAAATGGTGGCAAATCTGGAAAAAAAGCAGCAAATAA
- a CDS encoding RDD family protein translates to MGQSFGKRFQKIKVLNQNVDSPELHNIIIRHLFDVTDFAFLPRCIVVFTNKRRQRIGDLMAKTMVMQK, encoded by the coding sequence ATTGGTCAATCATTTGGAAAACGATTTCAAAAAATTAAAGTACTAAACCAGAATGTTGACAGTCCTGAATTACACAACATTATTATTCGTCACCTATTTGATGTTACTGACTTTGCCTTTTTACCAAGATGTATTGTTGTCTTCACAAACAAAAGAAGACAAAGAATTGGTGATTTGATGGCTAAGACTATGGTGATGCAAAAATAA
- a CDS encoding protein-tyrosine-phosphatase — protein MKPNVLVVCGRNKRRSRTAEFIFKNDARFNIKSAGLSAQSVVQLNEKLIHWSDIIFVMDDGQRNRIQKQYKSLDIPRIENLEIDDVYEYKNEDLIEMLLKQINETLITVYNI, from the coding sequence ATGAAACCTAATGTTTTGGTTGTATGCGGTAGAAATAAAAGACGCAGCAGAACTGCCGAATTTATTTTTAAGAATGATGCTAGATTTAATATAAAAAGTGCAGGTCTTAGCGCGCAGAGTGTAGTTCAACTCAATGAAAAATTAATTCATTGGTCGGATATTATTTTTGTAATGGATGATGGCCAAAGAAATAGAATTCAAAAGCAATACAAAAGTTTAGACATTCCGAGAATTGAAAATTTGGAAATAGATGATGTATATGAATATAAGAATGAAGATTTAATTGAAATGTTGTTGAAGCAAATCAATGAAACATTAATAACTGTTTATAATATTTAG
- a CDS encoding type II toxin-antitoxin system HicB family antitoxin — MKYKYEVIIYWSKPDNSFIAEVPELAGCKSDGNSYEEALTNIQIIIEEWIETAKLSGRQIPEPKGKLMYA, encoded by the coding sequence ATGAAATATAAATATGAAGTTATAATCTATTGGAGTAAACCGGATAATTCATTTATAGCGGAAGTTCCTGAATTAGCAGGATGTAAATCAGATGGAAACTCATATGAAGAAGCTTTAACCAATATTCAAATTATCATTGAAGAATGGATTGAAACGGCTAAATTATCTGGAAGGCAAATTCCAGAACCTAAGGGGAAATTAATGTATGCATAA
- a CDS encoding CPBP family intramembrane metalloprotease, translating to MIGILVELLISWILLRLLQKQNLTAIGVELSSQRLKYIGVGLLFPILYYSILFMVLSYVGKNPYNLNNNYTKANFLEATWYVFQSVAFETLIFQGALLYMLIKYFGSTKAILISAVSFGIYHWFSWNLFGQLSAMIITFLTTGIMGYVWALAFDKSKSIYLPFALHLGSNFTSMVLFSKDKNIGQQLFIQTYTADPYSPGTIISILLLLCYYIGFPILLLLYLRSIQYRIEVDNIITTTN from the coding sequence ATGATAGGCATTCTTGTTGAACTACTTATTTCTTGGATCTTATTGAGACTTCTTCAGAAGCAAAATTTAACAGCAATAGGTGTTGAGCTTTCTTCTCAACGTTTGAAATATATAGGCGTTGGGTTATTATTTCCAATTCTTTATTATTCCATTTTATTCATGGTCTTGTCCTATGTTGGGAAGAATCCATATAACCTTAACAATAATTATACGAAGGCAAACTTTTTGGAAGCCACATGGTATGTGTTTCAGTCTGTAGCTTTCGAAACATTGATTTTCCAAGGAGCATTGCTTTATATGCTGATTAAATACTTTGGCTCGACTAAGGCTATTCTTATTTCCGCCGTTTCATTTGGTATTTATCATTGGTTTTCCTGGAATTTATTCGGCCAGTTATCTGCCATGATTATTACCTTCTTGACAACAGGTATAATGGGTTATGTGTGGGCTCTTGCCTTTGATAAATCGAAATCCATTTACCTTCCATTTGCATTACACCTTGGATCTAACTTTACATCCATGGTACTATTTTCAAAGGATAAAAATATCGGACAGCAACTATTCATCCAGACTTATACCGCTGACCCTTATAGTCCTGGAACTATAATTTCCATCCTATTACTCCTGTGCTATTATATTGGTTTTCCGATATTGCTATTATTGTACTTGAGGAGCATTCAATATAGAATTGAAGTGGATAATATCATTACAACAACCAATTAA
- a CDS encoding histidine kinase gives MKTNLPKGSVKKSETDNGLGLPKSSEEMKSFLDVGVDPYFIETKDTFSTKGPQCIVRNIIQDKLGNIWLATWHGIIKYDGKIFTNYTLKEGLIHFHVIALFEDSKGNIWFSNARGGIYRYDARLNDTVSQGTSFTLFTTKNGLIDNTVNCIAEDKNGNIWFGTEHGASQYDGQKFTHFTTKDGLSDPYINSIMQDRKGKIWFGTNNGISIYDGQSFTKFRDKNHLPFKQVASLFEDKNGNVWIGSGAKEIGGYGLCFYDGKSVKYSVNPYFVMYMCHDKNGNLWLAHNKGAAHANFALYNYNGKSFNKIIEQRKTDNPLIFGIIEDKSGNIWFGTTKGVCRYNGRSFNYFTN, from the coding sequence GTGAAAACCAACTTACCAAAAGGCAGCGTAAAAAAATCAGAAACCGACAACGGACTTGGATTACCAAAAAGTTCTGAAGAGATGAAATCCTTTTTGGATGTAGGTGTTGACCCTTACTTTATAGAAACGAAGGACACGTTCTCAACAAAAGGACCGCAATGCATAGTCCGAAATATCATTCAGGATAAGTTAGGAAATATATGGCTGGCCACCTGGCATGGTATTATAAAATATGACGGTAAAATATTTACAAACTATACTTTAAAGGAAGGTCTTATTCATTTTCATGTTATAGCTTTATTTGAAGATTCAAAAGGAAACATTTGGTTTAGCAATGCAAGAGGAGGGATTTACCGCTATGATGCCCGCCTCAATGACACAGTCAGTCAGGGAACTTCATTTACACTTTTTACTACTAAGAATGGCCTGATTGATAATACTGTTAATTGTATTGCAGAAGATAAAAATGGGAACATTTGGTTTGGAACTGAGCATGGTGCAAGCCAATATGATGGACAAAAGTTTACTCATTTTACAACTAAAGATGGTCTAAGTGATCCATACATTAATTCCATAATGCAAGACAGAAAAGGAAAAATATGGTTTGGAACAAATAATGGCATCAGTATCTATGATGGCCAATCATTTACAAAATTTAGAGACAAAAATCATTTGCCGTTCAAACAAGTAGCTTCCTTGTTTGAGGATAAAAATGGAAACGTTTGGATCGGAAGCGGAGCTAAAGAAATAGGCGGCTATGGATTATGTTTCTATGACGGAAAGTCAGTGAAGTATTCCGTTAATCCTTACTTTGTTATGTATATGTGTCATGACAAGAATGGGAATTTGTGGTTAGCTCATAATAAAGGAGCTGCCCATGCTAATTTCGCGTTATATAATTATAATGGGAAATCATTTAATAAAATCATAGAACAAAGAAAAACGGACAACCCTTTAATTTTCGGAATTATTGAAGACAAAAGTGGCAACATTTGGTTTGGTACAACTAAAGGTGTTTGTCGCTATAATGGAAGATCATTCAACTATTTTACAAATTAG
- a CDS encoding type II toxin-antitoxin system RelE/ParE family toxin: MYEFIALDSKLYAKSQVLKIRSKTKILKTSKYFGKIVDEIGIPVIREVIEGNYRIIFKIRSKNEIAILTIHHSNRDLSKGEIGKT; encoded by the coding sequence ATCTATGAATTTATTGCTCTAGACTCAAAACTTTATGCAAAAAGTCAAGTATTAAAAATTCGAAGTAAAACAAAAATATTAAAAACATCTAAATACTTTGGTAAAATAGTTGACGAAATTGGAATTCCTGTTATTAGAGAAGTAATTGAAGGTAATTATAGGATCATATTTAAAATCCGAAGTAAAAATGAAATTGCAATTTTAACCATTCATCATTCAAATAGAGATCTATCAAAAGGTGAAATTGGGAAAACATGA
- a CDS encoding FUSC family protein encodes MKNKDFTEFTEEELIDEAKKMKSFSITNALFIGFLVGIILYSIVKNSWGMLTLIPLYFIYRMVNDPKNKRSKDLDKLLIERNLKNNT; translated from the coding sequence ATGAAAAACAAAGACTTTACAGAATTCACGGAGGAAGAATTAATAGACGAAGCAAAAAAAATGAAATCATTTTCCATTACCAATGCTTTGTTTATTGGATTTTTAGTGGGAATTATACTTTATAGTATTGTTAAAAACAGTTGGGGAATGCTTACATTAATTCCTTTGTATTTTATCTACAGAATGGTTAATGACCCCAAAAATAAAAGAAGTAAAGACTTGGATAAATTATTAATAGAACGAAATTTAAAAAACAATACTTAA
- a CDS encoding cupin domain-containing protein codes for MINNIKTIDNNQGHKLNIAGGAYRIIVSGKDTNGAYAIIEMTVPAGAGPVPHAHPNFEEIFYVIEGELNFRSETGHYTAQKGATVSIPKGGIIHNFKNNSDKPATLLCTVIPAGLDDFFVEVNEFIHSNQNKQTDLKERIQLISEKYGQKLYDANFWDL; via the coding sequence ATGATAAATAATATAAAAACAATTGACAACAATCAAGGTCATAAACTAAACATTGCCGGTGGAGCTTATCGTATCATAGTTTCAGGAAAAGATACTAACGGAGCATATGCTATTATTGAAATGACTGTTCCAGCAGGAGCAGGACCAGTTCCACATGCTCATCCAAACTTTGAGGAGATTTTTTACGTCATTGAAGGAGAATTAAACTTCAGATCAGAAACTGGACATTATACTGCTCAAAAAGGGGCTACAGTCTCCATTCCAAAAGGTGGAATTATTCATAATTTTAAAAACAATTCTGATAAACCTGCCACACTCCTGTGTACAGTAATTCCAGCAGGATTAGACGATTTCTTTGTTGAAGTAAATGAGTTCATTCATTCAAATCAAAATAAACAAACTGACTTAAAAGAGCGTATTCAGTTGATTTCTGAAAAATATGGCCAAAAACTTTATGACGCTAATTTTTGGGATTTGTAG
- a CDS encoding pirin family protein, giving the protein MIRKVTNSEKHGNDHISILFPGNAIDHSDTGIGSIGRIDQASILGGTTIKMHPHINDEILSYFRIGHVMHTDSEQNSEVISRKKLMLMKAGKLFYHQEHMLDHLEGLQIFIRPQTKDYTPEVIFYDLENENSINTWRFLASNNAKTKIQFTSETEIYDIQIDNNEIYKIPVSELKNTTSILYVFQGSIIVNNEFSLIKGECIIFDENQISFNTNSTAELVLFITNKNQVCFKDGMFSGNQKI; this is encoded by the coding sequence ATGATAAGAAAAGTAACAAACTCCGAAAAACACGGCAATGATCATATTTCAATATTGTTTCCAGGTAATGCCATAGATCATTCCGACACAGGTATTGGAAGTATTGGACGTATAGACCAAGCTAGTATTCTTGGAGGAACTACAATAAAAATGCACCCTCACATAAATGATGAGATTTTATCCTATTTCAGAATTGGACATGTAATGCATACTGATTCAGAACAAAACTCGGAGGTTATTTCAAGAAAAAAGTTAATGCTGATGAAAGCTGGTAAACTATTTTATCACCAAGAGCATATGCTGGATCACTTAGAAGGTTTACAAATTTTCATTCGACCTCAGACAAAAGACTATACTCCTGAAGTAATTTTTTACGACTTAGAGAATGAGAACAGTATAAATACTTGGAGGTTTTTGGCATCAAACAATGCAAAGACAAAAATTCAGTTCACGAGCGAAACAGAAATTTACGATATTCAGATTGATAATAACGAAATTTATAAAATACCGGTGTCTGAATTAAAAAATACAACTTCAATATTATATGTTTTTCAGGGATCAATTATAGTTAATAACGAATTTTCTTTGATAAAAGGAGAATGTATTATTTTTGACGAAAATCAAATTTCTTTTAACACAAATTCGACTGCAGAACTTGTTCTGTTTATAACTAATAAAAATCAAGTTTGCTTTAAAGATGGTATGTTTAGTGGAAATCAAAAGATTTAG
- a CDS encoding type II toxin-antitoxin system HicA family toxin: MGKIDKLVVKVLTGQTDHNINFNELCNLLVRFGFSKRIKGSHHIFYKDNVIEILNLQEVNGKAKPYQVKQVRELILIYKFKITNNDEI, from the coding sequence ATGGGAAAGATCGATAAACTAGTTGTAAAAGTATTAACTGGTCAAACGGATCATAATATAAATTTTAATGAATTATGCAACTTACTTGTTAGGTTTGGATTTAGCAAACGAATAAAAGGAAGTCATCATATATTTTACAAAGATAATGTAATTGAAATATTAAACTTACAAGAAGTTAATGGAAAAGCTAAACCATATCAAGTAAAGCAAGTTCGTGAACTAATTTTAATTTATAAATTTAAAATAACTAACAACGATGAAATATAA
- a CDS encoding carboxypeptidase-like regulatory domain-containing protein, translated as MTPTNGGRICEKCNKRIVDFSKMNWAQIERIQNQNNNAVCGMYNHKQLENWGHELPTFTNSIKKMATITGLTVFMALPTNAQTTNKTESIIIKGQIFDEKNNDVIIGAQIILKNNNMVSTSDFDGNFQILVPNISSALVSDTLVVTYNGYLTKQIILNDIKDVHVSDAKIRKDHGGLKIFLSLDQELQQNLDEVTIIKYAVRKPTLKQRIHFKINKWFGKKEQ; from the coding sequence ATGACACCTACTAATGGTGGACGTATTTGTGAAAAATGTAATAAAAGAATTGTTGACTTTTCTAAAATGAACTGGGCGCAAATAGAACGTATTCAAAACCAAAATAACAACGCTGTATGCGGAATGTATAATCACAAACAATTAGAAAATTGGGGACATGAATTACCTACTTTTACGAATTCAATAAAAAAAATGGCTACTATAACAGGCTTAACAGTATTCATGGCATTACCAACAAATGCTCAAACAACTAATAAAACTGAAAGTATTATTATTAAAGGACAAATCTTTGACGAAAAAAACAATGACGTAATTATTGGAGCACAGATAATTTTAAAAAATAACAATATGGTATCAACATCAGATTTTGACGGTAACTTCCAAATACTGGTTCCTAATATTTCATCAGCACTTGTGTCAGATACTTTAGTAGTTACCTATAATGGATACCTTACAAAACAGATCATTCTTAATGATATTAAAGATGTGCATGTCTCTGATGCTAAGATTAGAAAAGATCATGGAGGGCTTAAAATATTTCTATCGCTAGATCAAGAATTACAGCAAAATTTAGATGAAGTTACAATAATAAAATATGCAGTAAGGAAACCCACACTCAAACAAAGAATCCACTTCAAAATTAATAAATGGTTTGGGAAAAAAGAGCAATAA
- a CDS encoding pentapeptide repeat-containing protein: MTRRLIHILLLFLCMILGWVLGYMKMPYIDRNDAFWIGVVGCLGLIGFMISLFRIWKIYKGTNTDETEHSSLTGSLIKSLTNSNFLVSIIIIALICACLFSYNHNRQINEELKQTQAALEDLKSNTNIEQQRINISLLSDLINDLDSNQNYIHDTPTMNHMVERIVSLSSSFKKNRVWDFANKVNVSLSEERGLLLLAILKTKMDSTFFNKIKANVSFYGADLRNADLHGLDLSGIDLKYANLEYANLQGVNLNDANLNGANLMGVNLNKATLVGTNLISATMNWVKANEVDFHKAKLDSALFSNATAIHSHFTNASMIHTVASNSLFNESDFDYCVLMYTNVSNANFSKAIMTHAELYFLDLNNTIIKDAIIRKNWKELLLEEKNTGVETMLEAYQIICDSTSIKDSTFYRIISKTQ; encoded by the coding sequence ATGACCCGAAGATTGATTCATATCTTATTACTTTTCTTATGTATGATTCTGGGATGGGTATTGGGTTACATGAAAATGCCTTACATCGATCGGAATGACGCGTTTTGGATTGGTGTTGTCGGGTGCCTTGGACTCATAGGTTTTATGATTTCACTATTTCGAATTTGGAAAATTTATAAGGGCACAAATACTGATGAAACAGAACATAGTTCATTGACTGGTTCATTGATCAAAAGTTTGACTAATTCTAATTTTTTAGTTTCTATAATCATAATTGCCTTAATCTGTGCTTGCCTATTTTCGTATAACCATAATCGACAAATAAATGAAGAATTGAAACAGACTCAAGCTGCCTTGGAAGATTTAAAATCAAACACCAATATAGAACAACAACGCATCAACATTTCTTTATTATCTGATTTGATCAACGATTTGGATTCAAACCAAAATTACATTCATGATACCCCAACTATGAATCACATGGTAGAACGGATTGTGTCATTAAGTTCTTCCTTCAAAAAAAATAGAGTATGGGATTTTGCCAATAAAGTAAATGTAAGCTTAAGTGAAGAACGAGGACTTTTATTACTCGCCATACTTAAAACAAAAATGGATTCCACCTTTTTCAATAAAATAAAAGCAAACGTAAGTTTTTATGGTGCAGATTTAAGAAATGCGGATTTACATGGTTTAGACCTCAGTGGAATTGATTTAAAATACGCCAATTTAGAATATGCTAATCTGCAAGGCGTCAATCTAAATGATGCTAATTTAAATGGAGCTAACTTAATGGGTGTAAATTTGAATAAGGCCACTTTGGTTGGTACTAATTTGATTTCTGCTACCATGAATTGGGTAAAAGCCAATGAAGTTGATTTCCACAAAGCCAAATTAGATAGTGCTCTTTTTTCAAATGCAACTGCAATACATTCGCATTTCACCAATGCATCCATGATTCATACGGTAGCAAGTAATTCACTTTTTAATGAATCGGATTTTGACTATTGCGTATTGATGTACACGAATGTCTCGAATGCCAATTTTTCTAAAGCGATAATGACCCATGCGGAATTGTATTTTCTGGATTTGAATAATACCATAATCAAAGATGCCATCATTCGAAAAAACTGGAAAGAACTACTACTGGAAGAAAAAAATACCGGAGTAGAAACTATGCTTGAGGCTTATCAAATTATTTGTGACAGTACTTCCATCAAAGATTCTACATTCTATCGAATTATTTCCAAGACTCAATGA